The following proteins are co-located in the Gloeocapsa sp. PCC 7428 genome:
- the cysW gene encoding sulfate ABC transporter permease subunit CysW, producing the protein MRSNALSGDIVAQNKAGSQTREAPWVRIALIGIAVIYLGLVLFLPALNVFVQAFRSGVGPFFHNFSDPAFINAIRLTVLIALIVVPINTVFGLCAAWAITRHKFPGRALVISIIDLPFAVSPVVAGLMLVLLYGRSGWLGPTLEALNIRIIFALPAMIIASAFITMPFVAREVIPVLEEAGTDQEEAAKTLGAKDWQIFWRVTLPNIRWGLLYGVILTNARVMGEFGAVAVISGNIIRKTQTLPLYVEEAYKQYESQAAFAASVLLACLALVTLVLKEVLERKTSIKEVE; encoded by the coding sequence ATGAGGTCTAATGCCTTAAGTGGTGATATAGTTGCCCAAAACAAAGCAGGTTCTCAAACACGAGAAGCCCCCTGGGTAAGAATTGCATTAATTGGCATTGCAGTTATTTACCTTGGCTTAGTCCTATTTTTGCCTGCACTTAACGTTTTTGTCCAAGCTTTCCGAAGTGGAGTAGGACCTTTCTTTCACAATTTTTCCGATCCAGCATTTATCAATGCGATTAGACTGACAGTACTGATTGCTTTGATTGTTGTACCAATCAACACTGTTTTTGGTTTATGTGCGGCTTGGGCAATCACACGGCACAAATTCCCTGGTCGTGCTTTAGTCATTAGTATTATAGATTTACCGTTTGCTGTCTCTCCTGTCGTCGCAGGTTTAATGCTCGTATTACTCTACGGCAGAAGTGGTTGGTTAGGACCAACGCTAGAAGCGCTGAATATCAGAATTATTTTTGCCCTACCCGCGATGATTATTGCCAGTGCTTTTATTACGATGCCCTTCGTAGCCAGAGAAGTTATTCCTGTTCTAGAAGAAGCTGGTACAGATCAAGAAGAAGCTGCTAAAACCTTAGGTGCAAAAGATTGGCAGATATTCTGGCGTGTCACACTGCCTAATATTCGTTGGGGACTACTCTACGGTGTGATTCTAACAAACGCTAGAGTTATGGGTGAATTCGGTGCTGTGGCTGTCATTTCAGGCAATATTATCCGTAAAACACAAACACTGCCGCTGTATGTTGAAGAAGCTTATAAGCAGTATGAATCTCAAGCGGCATTTGCTGCATCAGTACTACTTGCTTGTTTAGCATTGGTCACTTTGGTTCTTAAAGAAGTTCTAGAGCGCAAAACTAGCATCAAAGAAGTGGAATAG
- a CDS encoding response regulator transcription factor: MKETTAKDNKRLLLIDDDPNLILLVKDYLEFRGYEVITAENGREALQILEQEIPDMIICDVMMPEMDGYTFVNNVRQDERISWIPVLFLSAKGQSQDRVKGLNTGADVYMVKPFEPEELVAQVEASLKQAYRRTQQTNNGSDIAPKIQVPFDVHLTQTELKVVQFVARGLANRDIAEELNVSQRTVESHVSNMLGKTGLHNRTELARWAIENQMA; encoded by the coding sequence ATGAAAGAAACTACTGCCAAAGACAACAAGCGACTACTCCTGATTGACGATGACCCGAACTTGATTTTGCTCGTCAAAGATTATTTAGAATTTCGCGGTTATGAAGTAATCACCGCCGAGAATGGACGCGAAGCTCTGCAAATTCTAGAGCAAGAAATTCCAGATATGATTATCTGCGATGTGATGATGCCCGAAATGGATGGCTATACGTTTGTTAATAACGTACGTCAAGACGAGCGCATTAGCTGGATTCCAGTTCTTTTTCTTTCAGCTAAAGGTCAAAGTCAAGATCGAGTTAAAGGTCTAAATACAGGTGCTGATGTTTACATGGTCAAGCCATTTGAACCAGAAGAACTCGTCGCACAGGTAGAAGCATCGCTAAAACAGGCATATCGCCGCACGCAGCAAACGAACAATGGTAGTGACATTGCACCTAAAATTCAAGTTCCTTTTGACGTTCATCTCACTCAAACCGAGCTAAAGGTTGTGCAATTTGTTGCTAGAGGGTTAGCTAACCGTGACATTGCTGAGGAACTGAATGTGAGTCAGCGGACGGTGGAAAGTCATGTTTCCAATATGTTGGGCAAAACAGGATTACACAACCGAACCGAGTTAGCACGCTGGGCGATCGAAAATCAGATGGCGTAA
- a CDS encoding NIL domain-containing protein, with protein sequence MAISSQAENRPTKTRIKIRIPKQLHEEPVISHLISQHGVTVNIAAALLSSNGRDDGWFDLEIRGTSEQIQNALIYLNELDLEVWNQSSSEQDGW encoded by the coding sequence ATGGCAATTTCTAGCCAAGCTGAAAACCGACCAACTAAAACTCGAATCAAAATTCGCATCCCCAAGCAGCTACACGAAGAACCAGTTATTTCGCATCTGATTTCTCAGCACGGTGTGACTGTCAATATCGCTGCTGCGCTACTTAGTTCTAATGGACGCGATGACGGCTGGTTTGATCTAGAAATTCGAGGAACCAGCGAGCAAATTCAAAATGCCTTGATTTACCTTAATGAGTTAGACCTAGAAGTTTGGAATCAATCGTCTTCCGAACAAGATGGGTGGTAA